TAAAAAATCATAGCCCTCGTGTATTTTATGGGATAAAAATATTCGTCACTTATTGTCTCCTCTCTCCTTGACTCCTTCCTCCTTTAGATATCATAAAACCCGTTCATATCGGgatattttccctttgttttgttcagtttttcctaattttcattcatttatggattattttgttaatttatatcATGTAAATCCAACTCCCGTAACTCAGCATTGACTAACTTTTATTCAGCCTCTcagcttgtttttttatttcaagttaaTTTGACCAGTTTTTGTGAACAATTTGGTTTATTTACTGTTTGATCATGAACAGACTGTTTAATACATCTCTGTATTCATTGGATGAACATCAACGTTTGACCATTTTCTTGAATAAAAAATCCTTATTTGTCTGTTATTAGTGTTTTTATGATGCTTTGTCATGACCTTTGAAATAATCACCTAATGAAAACCAaagtaaatgcatttttgtccatatacacTAAATCTACATTTCCTTTAATTCTTTATTTCCTTCATTATGTTTGTTACTTCATCATGTTTTCTCCATTTGTCCAAGATTCTGATATAAACCAAACCCACATCCTTCCACAATGtattatatggaaaaaaatttatttatttatttatttatttatttatttatttttcccctcccttttttgtttgttttgttttttgtttaataaaacaagtggtgttaCATATGCAAATTCACACTaacagggttaaaatcctgaaaaattattgaacatttgttagttttgagcagagctgaagtggctttagagatttatgcagaaaaaatatgaaaaactattgatatatgatgattttacaaTAGTTTTGTGTataataggcctgtaacagtaactgacaatagatttaaaaaagaaaaaaaaacaaaaaacacttatgTGGAACTCAGACATGATGATcagcaaataaacaaagaaaaatgtacgAAAATAACCTCAGGAGACACTTAACTCCTCACAGGCTAACGTAAACAGTAGCTAGTTAGCTTAGCCGCTCAGTACAGACCCGAAAAAAGCTGCAGTTCAGTGTCACAAGACGGGAGGGGCTCCGTGTGTCGGTACCGGAACACTGAGACACCCATGAGTCGGCTAAACCGGCGTAAAAGTTCCGTTAAACACCGGTTTCAGGCTTCATGTTTTtagcagctaagctaacagctaacggACCAGACGCGTTTCCGGAAGGCTGGCGATGACGCTGCGTTCACTACCCGGTGAGAAAGTAGGAAAAATGGGAATAATCCAAACTCCAACCCTGAGAACGCAACCAAAGGTCtgcagtttttctttgttttgaatcAGTGATcggcctcagagattaaatgtgctaaatcttacaaactttaataagattaattgggaacaaatgaccaaaagtttatctgatgttttctatgtatttgataaagtgttattgcacatttatattgttgttgtttttttttctcattttgattattttcacagcttttgtgtatttttattcattattatcttCATTTTGATCActgttttattcacttttgttaatTATATTGATTATTgtatccattttgttcattttcttcatttttgctcaatttaatgactattttctgtattttttaaaaatttattttctgGATTATTCTcttaattttgttaattatcacctctgccgaggaggTTATGTGTTTGCCGGTGAtggcttgtctgtctgtttgtttgtctgtctgtctgtctgtccatgtgcaagataactcaaaaagttttggaaggaggaacaaatgattcaaatttgatggtgatggggggagGTTGTttgtgattgttaatatattcagtgtaaattcacaaattcatcccatcagAAGGATTGGACTTTTTGGAGGATCAGTTTTGGCCAGTTGGCCGTATGTTGGCCCTGATGTAAACTGAGGTCAAAAGCAACATAAACCATCTAGAAAGTCATAATTTCAACAGTAAATTGAATAGATTTGAAATGACCTCAATAGACCAAgcccaaaacaaacacaaaaccaaaagCATGGCAAATTCTATGTTAAGCTCACCccattaaaataagacacaatgacATGACCTCATTAAAGACCAAACAATGCGGGAATAATtataaaacattacattttttatatAAGCGAATGTAGATAATTATCATGATTCTATTTCAGATAATTGCGATGTGAATATTGTGTGCTAACTGTAACTGGCTAAAAACCTTTACTGAGCATCAGAAAATGAtagatcagtcaatcaaattttatttatattgtgccAAATCTTAACAAaatttatctcatgacattttacattcaGAGCAGGCCAAGACAAGAATCTTAATAAACCAGTTCACAGataccaacagaatcctctatcCTGATCTAAAATTACCTTTGACTattttttacagcagtaaaaactgCTCAACCAAAAGTTTGTATATTTGTTGTTTGTAAGAGAAACTGAAGATTTTGATTCTCAGTTTATTTCCTTACATACATAGTTAACAATTtcgacaaaagatgaaaaaaaggggtaaaagaaaaacaacactaGTACCTTATAAAGTCCATGTATATGAGACCTtttaaaccctgggccatttgtttcagTTTGACTCATTTCTATGTAACACAAACCAGTGGATTAGCCAATAATAGAAGCGTCATTCAGCttttgatcagaaaacagcacagGTAAGACAACATTCATCATCATCTCTTCATAAtatgacctttatttttgctgtaCTATGTGTTGTTCAGTTTGATCAGTGGAGAAATAATCCTTgttctgttggatctgcttagtgttcgCCTAGTGCTGCAAAATTTGTGTCATTGTCTTTTGTTCTATTAAATAATTCATGATATATGCTGATCTCCGACTGTTAGAGTGGTTTACAGATTTGACCATTTGAGTgcttgtttgagttgtgttctattttatgatAATTGGTTTTGTTgggcttttagctgatgttcttctggtttcaTGGATGTATAGcgtgtatatatttatacatgtcagatagtgttaccatggcaacacagacggaaCTATGGCAACTAGGCTTAAGAGGCTATTAATCTCATAAAAGAGGCACATTTAAGTTAAAACCTTCACACAATTACATGGAGTTAATAACCCATGTTTGACAAATGTCCAGGTTTGCTGTTGAAAACTAATTATTCAAGCAAAATCTGACTGGATTGTGCAAATATAGCTTCCAGGTGAGTCAAGTCTATCCAAAGGTCATGTGGATGGAAAACAGCCATATGTGAGATGTACAGTTTGTGGGTTATCTGTGTTATCTCTAACAGCCTATGTAGTTTTAATATATTGCAGTGTCTTAAAAATAGTTTGAAGGCCATTAACTCCCACTAAAAGCTGAACTTTGGACCACCTTCAGTTTAATCCTCACAAGCACTTGTACTGTCAAAgatatacaaataataatagtaagaccATTGATGTCATCAATTCTAACAGAAACAACAAAGTTCCATATTCACTGATGTTTTAACCCCTTGTGAGGAATAGACTTCTACTCACTGAATTGACAAAAACTGTTTTTCATGTTTCTTAATGTGGATGTAGAATACACAACATCACATAACTAATTTTTTGTCATACCTCACAGCCTTCATGAGGCAAATCATCAGTAAAAGGAGAGTCTAACGGTTTGTAGGCACATTCATGTTTGGCACGCTGAGATGTTGTGGCAAATGCTTTCTCGCAGAGTCCACACTGATAACTCTGCCCCCCGCTGTGGGTGCGCTGGTGACTGCGCAAAGTAGAGCGCGACCAAAATATTTTCCCACACACCTCACATGGGATCACCAGCTCCTTGGTGTGACTAAGGCAGTGATCACGTAATTCTGATGAAGATCTGAAGTCCTTTCCACATTGGTCACAGCAGTATGGTTTCTCCCCTGTGTGGATGTGTTGGTGTAGTTTGAGGTAGCTCCTTTTGGTAAAAGCCTTCCCACAGTGGTCACAGTGGTATGGTTTTTCTCCTCTATGGATCCGTTCATGTGATCTTAGGTCACCTGCTTTGGCAAATGTTTTCTCACACAGGTCACATctgtatggtttttctccagtgtgaatacGTTTGTGTGTTCTGAGGCTGTTCACCTGACAGAAtgccttcccacactggtcacagctgtacaatttttttccactgtggatgcgttcaTGGGATCTGAGATCACTCACTGTGGTGAATGCCTTCCCACACTGGGCACAaatatatggtttttctccagagTGGAAACGTTGGTGTGTTCTGAGATCAGCTGCTGTggtgaaagccttcccacactggtcacaaccGTACGGTTTTTCTCCTGTGTGTATCCGCCGATGTGTTTTGAGGTTGTACTCTTGTGTAAAACCCTTCCCACAGTAGTCACAGGTGTATGGCTTCTCTCCCGTGTGTATGACTTTATGTTTTCTAAGGCTGCTCACAGTAGTGAacgccttcccacactggtcacagctgTGGGGTTTGTCACCGGTGTGGATCAGTCGGTGTGTTCTGAGGTGGACCATTTTGATGAACGCCTTTCCACACTCATAGCAGTGATAAGGTTTGTCTCCAGTGTGGGTGCGTTGGTGTGTTCTGAGGCTGCCTGTGTTGCTAAACagctttccacactggtcacagatatatggtttctctccagtgtgaatgcgtcTGTGTATTCTGAGGGTGATTGCTTGGGTGAAAGTTTTTTCACAGAAGTCACAGctgtatggtttttctccagtgtgaatgcggCGGTGTATTCTAAGAGTGAAAGCTTGGTTGAAAACCTTCCCACATTGGTCACAGACAAACAGCTTCTCTCCACTGCGCGTAAGTTGGTGTAtttcaatgttgttcacttcagTGAAAGTATTTGATGGGGTAAGGATTCCATCATCCAAAGAACTTTCAGTTGTCTGGTCAACTATACCTTGTGTCTACATTatgagacaaacacacaaagtagaaaTTAGTGAAAGGTTTAATTAACAATTATTCAGTCAGCAATTCCATTTTTTCGTCATCGGTCTGTATTATACCGCACCACAGCTGCTCCTCCTAAAGCTAACGCTAGTGATTTGGGCAATGTGTCGGTTGAATAAACCGATTTTATTTCCCCAACTGCAAGTCGACATGTAGTGCTCAAAGGACTACCAAGTTACACCAAATGATGAGTATTTTGTCCACACACTTTAAGTTTTCATGCTCTAGTTGTATTGTGTGCACTGATCGCAATCTTCAAGcaagtcagagctgtttttgtggagaaaggggaacctacacaatattagataGGTGGTATCTGATGTTCTTATCACAGATGCTGAATTGTTTGAGATCCAGTGGTTGTTCTTTCGATActtttggttggtactaaccACTTTAGATTGAGAACCAACAAGAAAATCTGGATATGCTCTCACCCATCActatttatcacttttttttttctttttaatcaaaGTCCATAACATTACATGTTTAATGATGGTTTTCTGTGGTGAATGCTTTACAGTATCCACAAAGAAGGACCTATAATAATGTCAATAATGTTGTATTAACCTTTTGTCCCCAGCAGAGTTAGATTTAATAGTGAAATCCTTTTCCTCACCTCTTCTGCCAACTCCATCATGCCTCTGATGTACCTAAAACCCAGGATGAACAGCAGCGTTCCACTGCTTCTCTGTCAGAAATGTCTCCGCTAAATGATCACCTTTTAtcaaagaaacaacaaaacaggaaacacaaaacagaacagacacaAAGTCACATCCCCAGAAACCACCTGTTATAGCAACATAGCCATCATATACTATGTGTGTAGATAGCCATGAACAGAACTGACACTTCCAATCTGATTGAATGGGTTTATTAATTAACAAATACTGTGTATTACTGTCTTAATGTTTATTGGTTGGCAATTATTGAATTCATTTGATGAATCAAGCTTTCCCTTTGTGAGAATCGTATATCAAGACGTTTCTTGTTCAACAAAAATTCAAAATCCAAAATGTTAGCTTGTGGTAATATATTAATAGTGAAAGTGGGTTTGTAGTCATGTAGGGTAGGTAGTTTCAGtgaatattatttttcagtcTTGTGGAATAAAATGAGAAATCGTTCGTATCATCGAACGCTCTAGTTTGAACATTGTTACTGTGGTGAGTCCGTGGCAGACAAAACCAGTAAGTTTAACTATATTTAGATGTGATGTGATTCTGTCTGGATGAAGGAGATGTTCAGGGTTTGTGTAAGGAACCCTATCCGTGAGTTTCTTCTCTTTACAGCCCGAAAATACAGTGTTTTCCTCATTTCAGGACTAATGAACTCCTCAGTTTCATTAACGGACGACCTCTGCTAACAGGCTAACTCCACTGCAGCTAGCTCAAAGGCTGATCCCAGGATACTTTTAAGTCTCGATTTCTCTCCCAAACGGTTTCCCTCAACTTCTGGGGGTTGCTAAACAGTTTCCAGTTAataaagaaagacaaaaacagaaacagaccacGAAAAGACGCTATTTAGCTGCTAACAGTCTGATGTAAACAGTAGCTAGTTAGCTTAACCGCTCGTTACCAACCTGAGACAAAAGCTCCGGTTCGGTGTCACAAGGCGGGAAGAACTCCGTCTGTCGGTACCGGAACACTGAGACACATTAGAGCTGATTAACCCAACAAAAAGTCCCAGTGAATTCCGATTTAATGTTCAATGTTTAGCTGCTCCGCTAACCACTAATGAACGGACATGAAACCGGAAATACTGGCGCTAGCGTGGCGTTCACTGCCTGTGGGAAAAACGGAAAAGAACGGAAAATCCAGGTAATGCGGCCGCTCTTATTTAGTTTTTAAATCCAAAAtgcatagaacacacacacacacacacacacacacacacacacacacacacacacacacacacacagatactgaAGTCCAGAacacaaataaaagtaaataaaatcatgtttatatatatatttttaaaaatacgtAACTTTTACTTTCCTCTTTCAACAGTTACCGCTAAacttaattaaaataaataactgTCAACTTAGAAAGGTCATGAAACAAATAATgtcacaaactaaaataaaatacaatcctTATTAATTATCATATTTTCAAAAACATCTCGGGGAAAAACCCAAATGAAACCTCACTGTTGTGattccctgaactactcctgtgtCATGTATGCCCGCGGTTAAATGTTCATGTCGTAAATAATTATTCAAGTACTACTAATAGTTGTACCAGTGTTCTTTGTTAATCCTCTCTTATATTCAACCAGCAATAATATAAATGGCCAGTAGGTGGCATCATTCGCTAAGAATTAATTTTATTCTTGAACAACTACAATGCTCTCGGttgattaaaaatattaataaacctCCAACTTCAATAttaaagaaagtaagaaagaggCTCTGACATAGAttacaaattattattaatatgtgATTAATTATTGCCATATCTGCTCCCGTTTCGTTCCATTATTCACCTTCTCTCTTCATAACCATTCCTGTATTGCACTACTGCTGCCATTGTAAATAGATTTATATACATACTTTATATTCTGTTATAGCTTATTCTTTATACCACtagtttattcttttctttttttttttttttttttttcaattgcatggCTTTTAATAACAAGGTGAGAGAAAAACACTACCTCAGTTCTCTGTATGCCCTGTGCATCCACTGaattgatgattaaaaaaaaaaaaaaatctttgacttGTCAGGCAACTAAatgaaaaaactaacattttGTCATTTCACTTGTTCTTCATCTGTTAAAGTGAGAACAATAATCCTCAGAGGTCAAGCTTTACTTATTAAATTATCTTTTTTAAGGTACAAATAACACAAAACCCAAGTGTTTTATATCCAAATGTCCAGTTTGCTCTTTGCTTTATGGAACCGAGGTTGTTTTTTTGTCCTAGTTCACTGTCGAAGGTGCTGAAAGTATTTAAGTTGTAAGAGTGACAATGTTCAAATCTgttgtgaaaacacacctttacTCATGTGGATGAAATTGGTTTAACAGAGTCTGAGCTTCACAAAAGTagtggaatatatgaataaaatgataGATAAATGCAGAAAACATGTCTAATTGTTTTCATTTACTGTAATTTACTTGataattttgtcagtttttgacaAATGTGTCATTGATGTTGGTTTTACTTCAGCATAGATGAATCCTGTatctgtataaaaacatcaatcaCTAAAAGATCAATCCTATCTCACAGACAGGAAATTTttggtaagtatggatacatgctcttcagcgatccatgaaattagatgtggtgtgccccaaggatcaatcttaggccccatactttttaatttatatatgctcccacttggggatatcatcaggagacatggcatcaactttcacagctatgctgatgacacacagctgtatattgccatgtctcctgaagacactcggccagttgatgccctttttaactgtattttaaatattaaaacctggatggcagaaaacttcttacagctcaaccagggcaaaactgaagttttagttatcggtcctgaggctacgAGAGAGAAATACTTACCAAAATTACAAGCATACTCTTTCAACCCATCGGTACAAGTAAAGaacctgggcgttatctttgactctgagctcactttcatcccacacattaaatctattgtaaaaacaggtttttactatcttaagaacatagccagagttcgtccagttctctctcgagccaacacggagatgctgatgcatgcttttatttccagtagg
The sequence above is a segment of the Sphaeramia orbicularis chromosome 2, fSphaOr1.1, whole genome shotgun sequence genome. Coding sequences within it:
- the LOC115432443 gene encoding zinc finger protein 501-like, which encodes MMELAEETQGIVDQTTESSLDDGILTPSNTFTEVNNIEIHQLTRSGEKLFVCDQCGKVFNQAFTLRIHRRIHTGEKPYSCDFCEKTFTQAITLRIHRRIHTGEKPYICDQCGKLFSNTGSLRTHQRTHTGDKPYHCYECGKAFIKMVHLRTHRLIHTGDKPHSCDQCGKAFTTVSSLRKHKVIHTGEKPYTCDYCGKGFTQEYNLKTHRRIHTGEKPYGCDQCGKAFTTAADLRTHQRFHSGEKPYICAQCGKAFTTVSDLRSHERIHSGKKLYSCDQCGKAFCQVNSLRTHKRIHTGEKPYRCDLCEKTFAKAGDLRSHERIHRGEKPYHCDHCGKAFTKRSYLKLHQHIHTGEKPYCCDQCGKDFRSSSELRDHCLSHTKELVIPCEVCGKIFWSRSTLRSHQRTHSGGQSYQCGLCEKAFATTSQRAKHECAYKPLDSPFTDDLPHEGCEV